One Rhizophagus irregularis chromosome 5, complete sequence DNA window includes the following coding sequences:
- a CDS encoding Peptide methionine sulfoxide reductase B5 produces the protein MLLNRFKILSLSVQRNIFVHRNLIPLSQFHHSSNLSDRKMSKERSEDEWRVILSPEQFRIIRQKGTEPPGSGEYNKFKGKGIYNCAACDTPLYVSDTKFDSGCGWPAFFESIPGAVNSKEDNSLGMKRTEITCAACGGHLGHVFKGEGWKHTPADERHCVNSVSIKFSQENKE, from the exons ATGTTACTTAACCGTTTTAAAATTCTATCATTATCGgttcaaagaaatatttttgttcatCGTAATTTAATTCCATTATCACAATTCCATCATTCTAGTAATTTGTCAGATAGAAAAATGTCAAAAGAACGTTCAGAAGATGAATGGCGTGTGATTTTATCACCAGAACAATTTCGTATAATTCGACAAAAAGGAACCGAACCACCAGGTTCTGGtgaatacaataaatttaaaggaaaag GAATTTATAACTGCGCTGCGTGTGATACACCACTTTACGTTTCTGACACCAAATTCGATTCAGGTTGTGGTTGGCCTGCATTTTTTGAATCCATTCCcg GTGCAGTAAATAGTAAAGAAGACAATTCATTAGGAATGAAAAGAACAGAAATTACATGTGCTGCATGTGGTGGTCACTTAGGTCACGTTTTcaag ggTGAAGGTTGGAAACATACACCTGCTGATGAACGACATTGTGTGAATAGTGTCAGTATTAAATTCAGCCAAGAAaacaaagaataa